The Ammoniphilus oxalaticus genome contains a region encoding:
- a CDS encoding amino acid ABC transporter permease yields MSLEWIIRIITEYWPMFLRGAWVTLLISITGTIIGSIIGLLIGVIRTVPMPERGPKRALLKTVNGLLSAYIEFFRGTPMIVQAMVIYYGSAQAFGLDINRIAAAIFIVSINTGAYMAEIVRGGIVSIDKGQFEAAQAIGMNHTQTMFNVVLPQVIRNILPATGNEFVINIKDTSVLNVISVTELYFQTKSIAGNNYRTFEAFLVTCILYFVMTFTVTRILRYIERRLDGPADFIRIGNQMQVETAEDQLRRTNS; encoded by the coding sequence TAGAGTGGATCATTAGAATTATTACGGAATACTGGCCGATGTTTCTGCGAGGCGCGTGGGTGACGTTGCTCATCTCGATTACAGGGACGATTATCGGATCGATTATCGGCTTGTTGATCGGTGTTATTCGTACAGTCCCGATGCCAGAACGCGGGCCGAAGCGAGCCCTATTAAAAACGGTCAATGGATTGCTGTCCGCTTATATTGAATTTTTCCGAGGAACGCCGATGATTGTGCAGGCGATGGTTATTTATTACGGTTCGGCTCAAGCGTTTGGGCTTGATATTAATCGAATTGCGGCTGCGATCTTCATCGTTTCGATTAATACGGGAGCCTATATGGCTGAAATTGTGCGCGGCGGGATTGTTTCGATTGATAAAGGGCAATTTGAGGCGGCTCAAGCAATCGGGATGAATCATACGCAAACGATGTTTAATGTCGTCTTGCCGCAGGTCATTCGCAATATTTTGCCTGCTACGGGAAATGAATTTGTCATTAATATTAAAGATACATCGGTGTTAAACGTAATTTCTGTCACAGAGCTTTATTTCCAGACGAAATCAATCGCGGGGAACAATTATCGCACATTCGAAGCGTTTTTGGTCACCTGTATCCTTTACTTTGTGATGACTTTCACCGTGACGAGAATTTTGCGCTACATTGAACGAAGATTGGATGGGCCGGCAGACTTCATTCGAATTGGCAATCAGATGCAAGTGGAAACGGCGGAAGATCAGTTGCGCAGAACGAATTCGTAG
- a CDS encoding amino acid ABC transporter ATP-binding protein, translating to MEKVIEVQHLRKSFGSHEVLRDINFSVNKGEVVCIIGSSGSGKSTLLRCINLLEKPSGGQIIYNGENILDDNHDLHKYRAHLGMVFQQFNLFNNHNVMTNCVVGQVKVLKRSKEEAEQMALKYLKVVGMDQFVNAKPKQLSGGQKQRVAIARALSMNPDVMLFDEPTSALDPEMVGEVLKIMKELAGTGLTMLIVTHEMEFAREVSDRVVFMDNGVIAEEGRPEQIFNHPTQERTRAFLKRTLK from the coding sequence ATGGAAAAGGTGATTGAGGTTCAACATTTGAGGAAATCGTTTGGTAGTCATGAAGTGTTAAGAGACATTAACTTTTCCGTAAACAAAGGGGAAGTCGTCTGTATCATCGGTTCCTCCGGATCGGGGAAATCGACGCTGTTACGCTGCATTAATTTACTAGAAAAGCCAAGTGGCGGGCAGATCATTTATAATGGTGAAAATATTCTCGACGACAACCACGATCTTCATAAATATCGCGCCCATTTGGGCATGGTTTTTCAGCAATTTAATTTATTTAATAATCATAACGTAATGACCAATTGTGTAGTTGGACAAGTGAAAGTGTTAAAGCGGTCAAAAGAAGAAGCGGAGCAAATGGCTTTAAAATATTTAAAAGTCGTTGGGATGGATCAATTTGTGAACGCAAAACCGAAGCAGTTATCGGGGGGGCAAAAACAACGCGTCGCCATTGCCCGCGCGCTTTCGATGAATCCAGATGTGATGCTGTTTGATGAGCCAACATCAGCCTTAGACCCAGAGATGGTTGGGGAAGTCCTCAAGATAATGAAGGAACTAGCGGGAACAGGCTTGACGATGTTGATCGTCACCCATGAAATGGAGTTTGCCCGTGAAGTCTCAGATCGTGTTGTGTTTATGGACAACGGTGTTATCGCTGAAGAGGGTAGACCTGAACAAATTTTCAATCATCCAACACAAGAACGGACACGCGCTTTCTTGAAGCGTACTTTAAAATAA
- a CDS encoding vWA domain-containing protein has product MKKRWILSSLFALLLLSACGGKQPVTQDNGPIDEMSEVNKKKQKEKESFEMYALDTNDAEAWMRLEPGKYSEKERDSEAIKKEIEAWPEGLSAEEYFARLMALTADDYRPYQTFIDETEVIFSAITDQPDGLNAPGDAGDAPLLHTQILLDASGSMAGRLDGKTKMQLAKEAVAEFVSGLPENTLVSLRVYGHKGSNQPAGKEESCAKTEEIYQLSGYEQQAFSEALNRFEPTGFTPLARAIEEGGQDLLAAAVDNPNVKSVMYVVSDGEETCGGDPVEAARQIQESEIEAVVNIIGFDIESHERAALEAIASAGNGKYFHADTGKQLRDSFRKETTELINAWYTWDSKNVNTFYTEEADYLNASYTHESKGVNQSYSEETFLVNLTREMEEIRADIPWRQIRPLIQDRARGMRVHMKDHFRDIRVEARETARQLRIQVRDKARDERIDLREQQRSQ; this is encoded by the coding sequence AGACAATGGACCAATCGATGAGATGAGCGAAGTAAATAAAAAGAAGCAAAAAGAGAAAGAATCGTTTGAAATGTATGCATTAGATACGAATGACGCTGAAGCGTGGATGAGACTCGAACCTGGCAAGTACAGCGAAAAGGAAAGGGACTCGGAAGCAATAAAAAAAGAAATCGAAGCTTGGCCAGAAGGATTAAGCGCGGAGGAATATTTCGCGCGCTTGATGGCCTTAACTGCGGATGATTATCGTCCCTATCAAACATTCATAGACGAAACAGAAGTCATCTTTTCGGCGATTACCGACCAACCTGACGGTCTCAATGCTCCAGGTGATGCGGGAGACGCGCCGCTTTTACACACACAAATTTTACTCGATGCGAGTGGAAGTATGGCGGGTAGACTAGATGGAAAAACGAAAATGCAGCTCGCCAAAGAAGCGGTTGCCGAGTTTGTCAGCGGACTACCCGAAAACACGCTCGTATCCTTGCGCGTATACGGTCACAAAGGTTCCAATCAGCCCGCGGGAAAAGAGGAATCGTGCGCCAAAACCGAAGAAATTTATCAATTGAGCGGATACGAACAACAAGCATTTTCAGAGGCATTAAACCGCTTTGAACCGACGGGGTTTACCCCGCTTGCCCGCGCGATTGAAGAAGGAGGCCAGGACCTACTAGCAGCCGCTGTAGATAACCCAAATGTAAAAAGCGTAATGTACGTTGTCAGTGACGGCGAAGAAACGTGTGGCGGCGATCCCGTGGAAGCGGCCAGACAAATTCAAGAATCTGAAATTGAAGCAGTCGTCAATATTATCGGGTTTGATATTGAAAGCCATGAACGCGCCGCGTTAGAAGCGATCGCCTCAGCCGGTAACGGTAAATACTTTCACGCCGACACCGGTAAACAGCTTCGTGATTCTTTCCGAAAAGAAACGACGGAACTAATCAACGCTTGGTACACTTGGGATTCAAAAAATGTCAATACATTTTATACGGAGGAGGCTGACTACTTGAACGCTTCCTATACACATGAGTCAAAAGGGGTTAACCAAAGTTACAGTGAAGAAACGTTTTTAGTGAACCTTACTCGGGAGATGGAAGAAATTAGAGCGGACATCCCATGGCGTCAAATTCGCCCGCTCATTCAAGACCGCGCCAGAGGAATGCGTGTTCACATGAAAGATCACTTTAGGGACATCCGGGTTGAAGCCCGCGAAACAGCGCGTCAACTTCGGATTCAAGTTCGCGATAAAGCCCGCGACGAACGAATCGATTTACGCGAACAACAAAGAAGTCAATAG